One genomic region from Sphingobacterium sp. UGAL515B_05 encodes:
- a CDS encoding GNAT family protein — MHIESERLAIRPIMAEDSQAVFGYRSDKETNKYQGWIPESLAEVDAFIAKNPGTFNEQESWFQLVMTDKITNAVIGDIGVHFFGTEHLQVELGCTIKKECQQQGYAKEALKTVIEVLFRQYHKHRITASVAPENKASMQLLTSLGFRKEAHFVKSYFHNGQWEDDVVFAILAEEWNSTQ; from the coding sequence ATGCATATTGAATCAGAAAGATTAGCGATTCGGCCCATTATGGCGGAAGACAGTCAGGCCGTATTCGGTTACCGCTCGGATAAAGAAACCAATAAATACCAGGGCTGGATTCCAGAATCCTTGGCAGAAGTCGATGCATTTATTGCGAAAAATCCGGGCACATTCAATGAACAAGAGTCCTGGTTTCAGCTCGTTATGACCGACAAAATAACAAACGCTGTAATCGGCGATATTGGCGTTCATTTTTTTGGTACTGAACACCTGCAGGTGGAATTGGGCTGTACCATAAAAAAAGAATGCCAGCAACAGGGTTATGCCAAAGAAGCACTGAAAACAGTTATAGAGGTCCTGTTCCGTCAGTATCATAAACATCGGATCACGGCCTCGGTAGCTCCAGAAAACAAGGCATCCATGCAGCTTTTAACAAGTTTGGGATTCCGAAAGGAAGCTCATTTTGTAAAAAGCTATTTCCATAATGGTCAATGGGAAGATGATGTGGTCTTTGCTATCCTTGCCGAAGAATGGAATTCAACACAATAA
- a CDS encoding 3-hydroxyacyl-CoA dehydrogenase produces MDFKNITIAGSGVLGYQIAFQTAFHGYHVTVYDINDDVLKKAAAKFDILAQAFEKDLHASKEQLASTFDRLSYSSDLAAAVANADLLIEAVPENPAIKIGFYQELAKVAPEKTIFATNSSTLLPSQFAQETGRPEKFLALHFANEIWKHNTAEIMGHPGTDKTVFEQVVNFAKSIGMVALPLHKEQPGYIVNSLLVPLLSAATDLLVNEVADAQTIDKTWMVATGAPTGPFGILDIVGITTAYNINKMSADATNDPLKIKTVAYLKEHFIDKNKLGVATGEGFYTYPNPAYQSPDFLK; encoded by the coding sequence ATGGACTTTAAAAATATAACGATAGCTGGCAGTGGGGTTTTAGGCTATCAAATCGCTTTCCAAACAGCATTTCATGGCTATCATGTCACTGTATACGACATCAACGACGATGTACTTAAAAAAGCTGCAGCAAAATTTGATATTTTGGCGCAGGCATTCGAGAAAGATCTTCATGCGAGTAAAGAACAACTGGCTTCAACCTTTGACAGGCTCAGTTATAGTTCAGATCTGGCCGCGGCGGTAGCAAACGCAGATCTTCTTATCGAAGCTGTTCCCGAAAACCCAGCCATTAAAATTGGCTTCTATCAGGAGTTAGCGAAAGTGGCTCCGGAGAAAACCATTTTTGCCACAAATTCCTCAACCTTGCTACCAAGTCAATTTGCCCAAGAAACCGGCCGTCCAGAGAAGTTCCTGGCGCTACATTTTGCCAATGAAATCTGGAAGCACAATACAGCAGAAATTATGGGCCATCCGGGTACAGACAAAACTGTATTTGAGCAGGTTGTAAACTTTGCAAAATCCATTGGCATGGTTGCCCTCCCACTGCATAAGGAGCAGCCTGGCTATATTGTAAACTCCTTACTTGTCCCATTACTTTCGGCGGCAACAGATCTTTTGGTCAACGAAGTGGCGGATGCCCAAACGATCGACAAAACCTGGATGGTTGCCACTGGGGCGCCAACAGGCCCCTTCGGCATACTCGATATCGTTGGCATCACAACAGCTTATAATATCAATAAAATGAGCGCCGATGCAACAAATGATCCTTTAAAGATCAAAACAGTGGCCTATCTCAAAGAGCATTTTATAGACAAAAACAAATTGGGCGTCGCTACTGGGGAAGGGTTCTATACCTATCCCAATCCGGCCTATCAATCGCCCGACTTTTTAAAATAG
- a CDS encoding DUF4180 domain-containing protein, with amino-acid sequence MEITIIQLGDENIAEVKGSGVFIHNLDDGLQIMVDSRAQEAYKAILYQENITDDFFELKTKLAGEILQKYTQYGFDIAIVGDFSKYNSKSLNDFIYESNKSKRINFVGTREEAITRFSKR; translated from the coding sequence ATGGAAATCACTATTATTCAATTAGGTGACGAAAACATTGCTGAAGTTAAAGGTTCGGGCGTCTTTATTCATAATCTCGACGATGGTCTACAGATTATGGTCGACTCTCGCGCGCAAGAAGCATACAAAGCAATTCTTTATCAAGAGAACATCACAGACGATTTCTTCGAACTTAAAACAAAACTTGCCGGTGAAATTCTTCAAAAATATACGCAGTATGGCTTTGACATTGCGATCGTTGGCGATTTCTCCAAATACAACAGCAAAAGTTTAAACGATTTTATCTACGAAAGCAATAAATCAAAAAGAATCAATTTTGTAGGTACGCGCGAAGAAGCGATAACTAGATTTTCAAAACGTTAA
- a CDS encoding VOC family protein, which translates to MIQGLYETHIQVRDLAKSVAFYTEVLGLRVAHRDPTRPIVFLWIGTGKDYMLGLWQEETNFQPRHFAFRADKEDILNYAVDYLKTRDLTPYNFLKDGIEAPMVFAWMPALAIYFNDPDGNQLELIAVLEGEGRPELGVLSYADWIDRTTQ; encoded by the coding sequence ATGATACAAGGTTTATACGAAACGCATATTCAGGTGCGTGATTTAGCTAAATCGGTCGCATTTTATACGGAGGTATTGGGATTACGTGTGGCACATCGCGATCCGACACGTCCTATTGTTTTTTTATGGATCGGAACCGGCAAAGACTATATGTTGGGGCTATGGCAGGAAGAAACAAACTTTCAACCGAGACATTTTGCTTTTAGAGCGGATAAAGAAGATATACTGAATTACGCTGTGGACTATCTGAAAACACGTGACCTGACACCTTATAATTTTTTAAAAGATGGGATCGAAGCACCGATGGTCTTTGCATGGATGCCGGCATTGGCCATTTACTTTAATGATCCGGATGGCAACCAATTGGAGTTAATCGCAGTTTTGGAAGGGGAGGGTAGGCCCGAACTGGGCGTGCTGTCTTACGCCGATTGGATCGATCGTACAACACAATAA
- a CDS encoding DinB family protein → MDKPKSLKLEIIIPAYRMHSQIFLNALDGVSEEDALKRIDAQTNHIVWMAGNFVNVRYAMAHVLGLQENDPYHELFFMGKTLDEGYHYPSVLELKENFKSISPKVYAALLQVEDTQLAELFKINMNIPFIEEDKLNFIGMCIGREDYLAGQIALMRRLLHYPGMKYDIDEKIQY, encoded by the coding sequence ATGGATAAACCGAAATCATTAAAATTAGAAATCATCATTCCTGCTTATCGTATGCACAGTCAAATTTTTCTGAACGCGTTGGATGGCGTTTCGGAAGAAGATGCTTTAAAACGAATTGATGCACAGACCAACCATATCGTATGGATGGCGGGTAATTTTGTAAATGTGCGATATGCTATGGCGCATGTTCTTGGGCTTCAGGAAAATGATCCTTACCATGAGCTATTTTTTATGGGAAAGACACTCGATGAAGGTTATCACTATCCCAGTGTGCTGGAATTAAAAGAAAATTTTAAATCGATATCACCGAAAGTCTATGCTGCTTTGCTGCAAGTGGAAGATACGCAGCTGGCTGAACTATTTAAAATTAATATGAATATCCCTTTTATTGAGGAGGATAAGCTAAATTTCATCGGGATGTGTATTGGACGGGAGGATTATCTGGCCGGTCAGATTGCCTTGATGCGAAGGTTGCTGCACTATCCGGGCATGAAATACGATATTGACGAAAAAATACAGTACTAA
- a CDS encoding GNAT family N-acetyltransferase, whose translation MYNTLLFKKYLPEDFDAFHDLVKADDVMKYITGKGLSEEQARKKFDSILAINKDPDLGYFKVIEADTLKLLGDCKLVNYKKDPSVFEIGYLLRKEHWGKGLGTQICESMLALATTLNPGKDVIGIIDPDNTASRRLLNKFGFKSFFIGIEDDIATEKLMRKRTASE comes from the coding sequence ATGTACAATACACTTCTATTCAAAAAATATCTCCCGGAAGATTTTGACGCTTTCCACGACTTGGTTAAAGCGGATGATGTCATGAAATACATTACCGGCAAAGGATTGTCCGAAGAGCAGGCCCGGAAAAAGTTCGATTCGATTCTAGCAATTAACAAGGATCCTGATTTAGGCTATTTTAAAGTAATCGAAGCGGATACACTTAAGCTTTTAGGCGACTGTAAGCTTGTTAATTACAAAAAAGATCCAAGTGTATTCGAAATTGGTTATTTGCTGCGCAAAGAACATTGGGGAAAGGGGCTGGGAACACAGATTTGCGAGTCGATGCTAGCCCTTGCCACAACATTAAATCCAGGTAAAGATGTGATTGGTATCATTGATCCCGATAACACCGCATCGAGACGACTACTGAACAAATTCGGATTCAAAAGTTTCTTCATCGGGATAGAAGACGATATTGCCACAGAAAAACTCATGCGCAAACGGACAGCATCCGAATAA
- a CDS encoding GNAT family N-acetyltransferase codes for MPFCKAEGSFYKNVFVDSAYRGKGVGTVAMQHVLDKLQVYKVDVNEQNQQAVDFYLKKGYQLIGRSAVDGMGKSYPILHLHHERAINGLK; via the coding sequence TTGCCTTTCTGTAAAGCAGAAGGAAGCTTTTATAAGAATGTTTTCGTGGATTCAGCCTACAGGGGAAAAGGTGTTGGGACTGTGGCAATGCAACATGTACTGGATAAGCTGCAGGTGTATAAAGTTGATGTCAATGAGCAAAATCAGCAGGCTGTTGATTTTTATCTGAAAAAAGGATATCAGCTTATCGGGCGCTCAGCTGTAGATGGTATGGGCAAATCCTATCCGATCTTGCATTTACATCACGAGCGCGCTATCAATGGATTGAAATAG
- a CDS encoding Dyp-type peroxidase has translation MDHQAQNVIDTPSNNTVFMVWNFHENVVIKDVFQRLCALVVNLNNSAQVRSNLVKASVVLGISHHAWKKLELNEPMPKELVPFEPIIGQKHIAVATPGDLHFHIRAYEKSYCIDMATEIAALLRPVADCKEEVHGFRYWDGRSILGFVDGTENPLGEDRAFFGIVGDEDAAYKGGSYLFVQKYIHDMNAWRSLPVAEQEKVIGRSKANDIEMGDDEKPTNSHSALANVGDDLKIVRDNMPFGQIATNEMGTYFIAYASTFSTVQLMLKRMFIGEPEGNYDRILDFSTAHTGSLFFCPTINMLKEFAG, from the coding sequence ATGGATCATCAGGCCCAAAATGTCATCGATACACCGAGCAACAATACGGTGTTTATGGTATGGAATTTCCACGAAAATGTGGTCATTAAGGATGTCTTCCAACGCTTATGCGCATTGGTTGTCAATCTCAATAATTCGGCACAGGTACGTTCAAATCTTGTAAAAGCCAGCGTGGTATTGGGCATAAGCCACCATGCCTGGAAAAAGCTGGAACTCAACGAACCTATGCCAAAGGAATTGGTTCCGTTCGAACCTATCATCGGTCAAAAACATATTGCTGTAGCTACCCCCGGAGATTTACATTTCCATATTCGCGCTTATGAGAAAAGCTATTGCATTGACATGGCCACCGAAATTGCAGCCTTATTACGTCCCGTTGCCGATTGCAAAGAGGAAGTTCATGGGTTCAGATATTGGGACGGCCGAAGTATCTTGGGCTTTGTCGACGGAACAGAAAATCCCCTCGGTGAGGATCGTGCTTTCTTTGGTATCGTTGGTGATGAGGATGCAGCCTATAAGGGCGGAAGCTATTTATTTGTACAAAAATATATTCATGACATGAATGCCTGGCGCTCCCTACCTGTTGCTGAGCAGGAGAAGGTCATCGGCAGAAGCAAAGCAAACGATATTGAGATGGGCGACGATGAAAAACCGACTAATTCACATTCGGCCCTAGCCAATGTCGGTGACGATCTGAAAATTGTTCGCGACAATATGCCTTTTGGGCAAATCGCAACAAATGAAATGGGAACCTATTTTATCGCTTACGCCAGCACATTCAGTACCGTACAATTGATGCTGAAAAGAATGTTTATTGGTGAACCTGAGGGAAATTACGATAGAATACTGGACTTTAGTACGGCCCATACCGGCTCCCTGTTCTTCTGTCCAACAATTAATATGCTGAAAGAATTTGCAGGTTAA
- a CDS encoding serine hydrolase domain-containing protein: MINLKLSFILICVTSVVMGQKMDKSKLDSTIAGYYKDPAAPGISCAVSQNGRLTYRYAIGRADLKEKRAITSSSHFRLASVSKQVTAQAIYTLVIQKRLKLEDPLSLFFEDLPVALKDITVAQLLQHTSGIWDYEELIPKERKDQVSDKDVLKYIRQTDRLYFPSGSQFRYSNTGYCLLSLIVEQVAKKSFASFVKSHLFEPLGISKGLVYEPGTTVDERVYGYHPTEGSYLFADQSVTSATQGDGGVYLSAEEYHTWANFLVKDRLIQPGLEQLFDQMAYPVKDGIAYHFGWFIQKNAGHKILFHSGESTGFHHIVYIDVQKDLVVSLFSNRDDFMIGEAFDAILKTMGISKPVLNGQHRSTFAWLNGVYANE; the protein is encoded by the coding sequence ATGATAAACCTAAAACTGAGTTTTATTTTGATCTGTGTAACAAGTGTTGTTATGGGGCAAAAAATGGATAAATCAAAATTGGATAGCACCATTGCAGGCTATTACAAAGACCCGGCAGCTCCGGGGATTAGCTGTGCAGTTAGCCAAAATGGTCGTCTTACTTATCGTTATGCAATTGGACGTGCAGATTTGAAGGAAAAACGTGCAATCACATCCAGTTCACATTTTCGCCTGGCATCGGTAAGCAAACAGGTGACTGCACAGGCGATATATACCTTAGTGATTCAAAAGCGTTTAAAACTAGAGGATCCATTGTCCCTTTTTTTTGAAGATCTGCCTGTCGCACTGAAAGATATTACTGTAGCACAGCTTCTGCAACATACATCCGGAATCTGGGACTATGAAGAGCTTATTCCGAAAGAGAGGAAAGATCAGGTATCGGATAAGGATGTGCTGAAGTATATCCGGCAGACTGATCGTTTATATTTCCCTTCGGGAAGTCAATTTCGCTATAGCAATACGGGCTATTGTCTTTTATCGCTGATTGTTGAGCAAGTGGCAAAAAAATCCTTTGCTTCCTTTGTCAAAAGTCACTTGTTTGAACCCCTAGGTATTAGCAAGGGATTGGTCTATGAACCGGGCACGACGGTTGATGAACGAGTCTACGGTTATCATCCGACAGAAGGCTCCTACCTGTTTGCCGATCAGAGTGTGACAAGTGCGACACAGGGGGATGGGGGTGTTTATCTATCTGCTGAGGAATATCATACATGGGCCAATTTTTTGGTAAAAGATCGGTTAATACAGCCGGGACTGGAGCAATTGTTCGATCAAATGGCCTACCCGGTAAAGGATGGAATAGCGTATCATTTCGGCTGGTTTATTCAAAAAAATGCAGGCCATAAAATCCTGTTTCATTCAGGTGAATCTACCGGGTTTCATCATATCGTATATATTGATGTACAGAAAGACCTTGTGGTTTCACTTTTTAGCAATCGTGATGATTTTATGATCGGTGAAGCATTTGATGCCATCCTTAAAACAATGGGTATCAGCAAACCGGTATTGAATGGACAGCATCGTTCAACTTTTGCATGGTTGAACGGAGTATATGCGAATGAGTGA
- a CDS encoding response regulator transcription factor: MKILIIEDELELAKSIATYLSEQQYLCEFAPTLKDALDKIQLYQYDCILLDIGLPDGNGLKLLEELKTQRKQDGVIIISAKNALDDKIHGLQLGADDYLTKPFHLSELTARIYSLIRRKQFNSSNSVVQNEIQIDLLAKTVIVNDLPVVLTKKEFDLLMFFIGNKNKVISKSTLAEHLSGDIADMLDNHDFVYAHVKNLKKKLQDAGSQSYIKTVYGTGYKWEN; this comes from the coding sequence ATGAAGATTTTGATCATAGAAGACGAATTGGAGCTGGCCAAAAGCATCGCAACATACCTTAGCGAGCAACAGTATTTATGCGAATTTGCGCCAACTTTGAAGGATGCTCTGGACAAAATTCAGTTATATCAGTACGACTGTATCTTACTTGACATCGGTCTACCAGATGGAAATGGTCTAAAACTACTCGAAGAGTTGAAGACGCAGCGAAAGCAGGACGGTGTGATCATCATTTCTGCAAAAAATGCACTGGACGACAAAATTCATGGGCTACAATTGGGGGCCGACGATTATCTAACGAAGCCTTTCCATTTATCTGAACTCACAGCACGAATCTATTCCCTGATCCGTCGCAAACAATTCAACAGCTCAAATAGTGTTGTACAAAACGAAATACAGATTGATCTACTGGCAAAAACTGTTATTGTCAATGATCTTCCTGTTGTATTGACCAAAAAAGAGTTCGATCTGCTGATGTTTTTTATCGGCAACAAAAATAAAGTGATTTCAAAAAGCACCTTAGCGGAACACTTGTCTGGCGACATTGCTGATATGCTCGACAACCATGACTTTGTCTATGCTCATGTCAAAAATTTAAAAAAGAAACTACAGGACGCCGGAAGTCAATCTTATATCAAAACGGTATACGGTACGGGCTACAAATGGGAAAATTAA
- a CDS encoding oleate hydratase, which translates to MKEITSKFDNVLNASAEYGNVNHEPDSSKEQQRNTPKKSMPFSDQIGNYQRNKGIPPKSYKDSKIYIVGSGIAGMSAAYYFIRDGHVPAENITFLEQLHVEGGSLDGAGNATDGYVIRGGREMDMTYENLWDMFQDIPALEMPAPYSVLDEYRLINDNDSNYSKARLIHKLGEIKDFSKFGLGKMDQLAIIRLLLKNKEDLDDLTIEDYFSESFLSSNFWTFWRTMFAFENWHSLLELKLYMHRFLHAIDGLNDLSSLVFPKYNQYDTFVTPLRKVLQSKGVNIRFNVLVKDLDIQSNTDGKVVEALITEQDGKEVKIPIGKDDFVIVTTGSMTEDTFYGDNKNAPIIAIDNSSSGQSAGWKLWKNLAAKSAIFGKPEKFCSNIEKSAWESATLTCKPSALVEKLKEYSVNDPYSGKTVTGGIITITDSDWLMSFTCNRQPHFPGQPDDVLVLWVYALFMDKEGNYIKKPMPQCTGDEILAELCHHLGIIDQLDDVIKNTIVRTTFMPYITSMFMPRAKGDRPRVVPEGCKNLGLIGQFVETNNDVVFTMESSVRTARIAVYELLNLNKQVPDINPLQYDIRHLLKAAKTLNDDKPFVGEGLLRKMLKGTYFEHILPIGSEEQEDHESFLTEQITKFKDWLKGIKG; encoded by the coding sequence ATGAAAGAAATCACCTCAAAATTCGACAACGTATTAAATGCATCTGCTGAATATGGAAATGTAAATCATGAACCTGATTCAAGCAAAGAACAACAACGTAACACACCGAAAAAATCGATGCCCTTTTCTGATCAGATCGGAAATTATCAACGCAATAAAGGTATTCCACCAAAATCATATAAAGACAGCAAAATCTACATCGTCGGAAGTGGTATAGCAGGGATGTCTGCAGCCTACTATTTTATCCGGGATGGTCATGTTCCTGCTGAAAACATTACATTCCTTGAACAGCTCCATGTGGAAGGCGGCTCGTTAGATGGCGCCGGTAATGCAACCGACGGCTATGTCATCCGCGGTGGTAGGGAAATGGATATGACCTACGAAAATCTTTGGGATATGTTTCAGGACATTCCTGCATTGGAAATGCCTGCCCCTTACAGTGTTCTGGACGAGTACCGCTTGATCAATGACAACGACTCCAACTACTCCAAAGCAAGGCTTATTCATAAACTTGGTGAGATAAAAGACTTCAGCAAGTTTGGATTGGGCAAAATGGATCAGCTGGCCATCATTCGATTGCTCCTCAAAAATAAAGAAGATCTAGATGACTTAACCATCGAAGACTACTTCAGCGAGTCATTTTTATCCAGCAATTTCTGGACCTTCTGGCGTACCATGTTCGCTTTCGAAAACTGGCATAGTTTACTTGAGCTGAAATTGTACATGCATCGCTTTTTACATGCGATAGACGGATTGAATGATCTTTCATCCCTTGTATTCCCGAAATACAATCAATACGACACCTTTGTGACCCCTTTGCGTAAAGTACTTCAAAGCAAAGGTGTAAACATTCGATTCAATGTATTGGTCAAAGACCTGGATATCCAAAGCAATACCGATGGAAAAGTTGTGGAGGCCCTGATTACAGAACAAGACGGTAAAGAGGTAAAAATTCCAATCGGAAAAGACGACTTCGTCATTGTGACAACTGGATCAATGACAGAAGATACCTTCTACGGGGACAACAAAAATGCACCGATCATCGCTATCGACAACAGCAGCAGCGGTCAAAGTGCAGGCTGGAAACTCTGGAAAAATCTGGCTGCCAAATCCGCCATCTTTGGTAAACCCGAAAAGTTCTGCAGTAACATCGAAAAATCAGCATGGGAGTCTGCGACCCTGACCTGTAAACCTTCGGCTTTAGTCGAAAAATTAAAAGAATATTCCGTCAACGACCCTTATTCCGGCAAAACTGTTACTGGTGGTATTATTACCATTACCGATTCCGATTGGTTGATGAGTTTCACCTGTAATAGACAGCCACATTTCCCTGGCCAACCGGATGATGTTCTTGTCTTATGGGTATATGCCTTATTTATGGATAAAGAAGGAAATTACATCAAAAAGCCAATGCCACAATGTACCGGAGATGAAATTCTAGCCGAACTATGTCACCATTTGGGCATTATTGATCAACTGGACGATGTTATCAAAAATACGATTGTACGTACGACATTCATGCCTTACATCACCTCGATGTTTATGCCAAGAGCAAAAGGCGACCGTCCGAGAGTCGTACCTGAAGGATGTAAAAACCTGGGCTTGATCGGTCAGTTTGTGGAAACCAACAATGACGTTGTCTTTACCATGGAAAGCTCGGTACGTACCGCACGTATTGCGGTATACGAACTGCTGAACTTAAACAAGCAGGTTCCGGATATCAATCCCCTACAATATGACATCCGCCATCTTTTGAAAGCAGCCAAAACATTAAATGATGACAAACCATTTGTGGGCGAAGGCTTACTACGTAAAATGCTAAAAGGCACTTATTTTGAACATATCCTACCTATCGGTTCTGAGGAACAAGAAGACCATGAATCTTTCCTGACAGAGCAGATCACCAAATTCAAAGATTGGTTAAAAGGAATTAAAGGATAG
- a CDS encoding HAMP domain-containing sensor histidine kinase — MKPLLSKITTPFLLYVLIVLGVSIPVYYFVIDGIWKSELDEHNEIIVKKTTYELNILKLSEDKLEASIALWNTIQPETNIHRVKPGDLLQDSVYTIEKPQRFVEPKTIDRFRCLSSVIQINGAPYRFTVQTNIEESVETIAAIAATTLFFFVILVIGLLIISRKISLRLWKPFRDTVDKLKAFNLNSQQQVDFQQTDTIEFHELNQSLSKLLEKNLAVYRSQKEFTENASHELQTPLAILKNKLDILLQYPDLSDEQYQLFEDMHKALSRSTRINRNLLLLAKIDNSQFDHSEKISMDSLVTQSIEVMQEHLELKQLRLQQEIQPSVLLTGNSSLTEILINNLLLNAIRYSNANDTLAVHLNQTSLTVYNPGSMPLDKILLFKRFSKLSKNSQGSGLGLAIITEIARYQGWTVDYQFENNQHIFSIHF; from the coding sequence ATGAAACCCCTACTGAGCAAAATAACAACCCCATTTCTACTCTATGTATTGATCGTACTAGGTGTCAGTATTCCTGTTTATTATTTTGTAATCGACGGGATATGGAAAAGTGAATTAGACGAACATAACGAAATTATCGTCAAAAAAACAACCTACGAACTGAACATTTTAAAACTCTCCGAAGACAAGCTCGAAGCCAGCATCGCTTTATGGAATACCATACAACCTGAAACCAATATACATCGCGTAAAACCGGGCGATTTATTGCAAGATAGCGTGTATACCATCGAAAAACCGCAGCGTTTTGTCGAGCCAAAGACAATTGACCGATTTAGATGCCTATCATCTGTCATTCAGATCAATGGTGCGCCTTATCGTTTTACCGTACAAACAAATATTGAAGAATCTGTAGAAACCATCGCCGCCATCGCCGCAACAACGCTGTTTTTCTTTGTTATCTTGGTCATTGGTCTACTTATTATCTCCAGAAAAATATCACTTAGGCTCTGGAAACCATTTCGAGATACCGTTGATAAGTTGAAGGCATTTAATCTCAATAGTCAACAACAGGTTGACTTTCAGCAAACAGACACCATAGAGTTCCATGAGCTTAATCAATCCTTATCCAAGCTTCTTGAAAAAAACCTGGCCGTATACCGATCACAAAAGGAATTCACTGAAAATGCTTCTCATGAATTACAAACACCCTTGGCAATCCTAAAAAATAAGTTAGATATCTTATTGCAGTACCCTGATCTAAGCGATGAGCAGTATCAGCTCTTTGAAGATATGCATAAAGCGCTTTCACGCAGCACGCGAATCAACCGCAACCTGCTGCTGCTCGCCAAGATTGACAACAGTCAATTCGATCATTCCGAAAAAATCAGTATGGACTCGCTTGTTACACAAAGTATTGAAGTCATGCAAGAACATCTGGAGCTAAAACAGCTACGACTGCAACAGGAGATCCAACCGTCGGTGCTGCTGACAGGAAACAGCAGTCTGACCGAAATCCTGATCAACAACCTACTCCTGAACGCCATACGTTACAGCAATGCCAACGATACACTTGCTGTACATCTCAATCAAACTTCTTTAACGGTATATAATCCCGGTTCAATGCCCTTGGATAAAATACTTTTATTCAAACGGTTTTCCAAACTTTCGAAAAACAGCCAAGGCAGTGGTTTAGGGCTGGCAATTATTACCGAAATCGCCCGGTATCAAGGCTGGACTGTTGATTATCAATTTGAAAATAATCAACATATTTTTTCCATTCATTTTTAA
- a CDS encoding helix-turn-helix domain-containing protein, translated as MKFKVKTTDHTHESLQDTLSFFGVNCHRPYYISSGNPIFEYPSNAFRIDYYAICICTAGDINIQVDNQEYHISTNHILVSAPTTIFRFSQVSPDFRMKLLFFDKAFLLKHIVNPFFIEQLGLFKNSTFTIVISQDKQIDKLLKLIDYLKEVTLRTTHFTADIIRTVIFNLLLEIADELASKDQDTMESVQETNNLFYKFIDLVQRHSNQYKEVQYYADQLFISNKYLIQVVKRASGKTPHEIIDEHVLKEAYVLLGNPEKTISEISYEIGFNSISAFGRFFKKYATLSPSEYRKRQNM; from the coding sequence ATGAAGTTTAAGGTAAAAACAACTGATCACACACACGAAAGTCTTCAAGATACCTTATCATTCTTTGGCGTAAATTGCCACCGCCCCTATTATATTTCTTCTGGAAATCCGATTTTTGAATACCCAAGCAATGCTTTTCGTATTGATTATTATGCCATCTGTATCTGTACGGCGGGCGATATCAATATTCAGGTAGACAATCAGGAATACCATATCTCGACAAATCACATCCTCGTATCCGCCCCAACAACAATTTTCCGGTTTTCGCAGGTCAGCCCCGACTTTAGAATGAAGCTGCTCTTTTTTGACAAAGCATTCCTGCTTAAACATATTGTCAATCCATTCTTTATCGAACAACTGGGGCTTTTTAAAAATTCAACCTTTACCATAGTCATTTCCCAAGACAAACAAATTGACAAGCTCTTAAAATTAATAGACTACCTCAAAGAAGTTACTTTAAGAACAACGCACTTTACAGCAGATATCATCCGCACGGTTATTTTCAATCTCCTGTTAGAAATCGCCGACGAACTGGCATCTAAAGACCAAGATACAATGGAGAGTGTACAGGAGACCAACAACTTGTTCTATAAGTTTATAGACCTGGTTCAGCGACATAGCAACCAATACAAAGAGGTACAATATTACGCCGACCAGTTATTTATTTCAAACAAATACCTCATTCAGGTTGTTAAAAGAGCATCAGGTAAAACGCCACATGAAATTATTGATGAGCATGTACTTAAAGAAGCCTATGTGCTACTCGGGAATCCCGAAAAGACAATCTCAGAAATTTCTTATGAAATCGGATTTAATTCCATCTCCGCATTTGGTCGTTTTTTCAAAAAATACGCCACCTTATCGCCTTCTGAATACAGAAAGCGACAAAATATGTAG